In a genomic window of Deferribacterota bacterium:
- a CDS encoding HDIG domain-containing protein encodes MDLNREEAFKLLSEYTQSDSLIKHALAVEAAMREYAKKFNEDVDLWGITGLLHDFDYERYPSKEEHPYKGAEILRQIGYPEEVVRAILGHADYTGVERDTLMAKTLFAVDELTGLIIACAYVNPERKISNVKVKSVKKKLKDKAFARSVNREDIYKGVDELGVNLEEHISLIINALSKISDKLNL; translated from the coding sequence ATGGATTTAAACAGAGAAGAGGCTTTTAAATTATTGAGTGAATATACACAATCTGATTCGTTGATCAAACATGCTTTAGCGGTTGAGGCAGCTATGAGGGAATATGCCAAGAAGTTTAATGAAGACGTGGATTTATGGGGGATAACAGGACTACTACACGATTTTGATTATGAGAGGTATCCTTCAAAGGAAGAACATCCCTACAAGGGAGCAGAGATATTAAGGCAAATTGGCTATCCTGAGGAAGTAGTTAGGGCTATTTTGGGGCATGCTGATTACACTGGTGTTGAAAGGGATACACTTATGGCTAAGACATTATTTGCTGTTGATGAATTAACGGGTTTAATAATTGCTTGTGCATATGTAAATCCAGAGAGAAAGATTTCTAATGTAAAGGTAAAAAGTGTGAAAAAAAAGCTAAAAGATAAAGCTTTTGCAAGGAGTGTAAACAGAGAAGATATATACAAAGGTGTTGATGAGCTTGGTGTTAATCTAGAGGAGCATATATCCTTAATAATAAATGCCCTTTCTAAGATATCTGATAAATTAAATTTATAG